GCGCAATGCGTTGCGCTGCAACGGAATGCGGCGGTGCTGCGGGACCACAGCTACCTCAGCCACGCGCAGCTGCGGGCGATCGGCGGCGTCGGCGAGATGTTCGACACGCTGCTGGTCTATGAGAACTTCCCCACGGCAGGATTGGCCGAAAACGGCGAGTTGACTGCAGGCGGTGTGACATTCCGCCCGGCCGGGCTGGAGAGCGTGACGCATTTCCCGGTCGCGCTGGCCGCCCACCTCGACGACGGGGAGCTGGTCATGTTCGTCGAAGCGCTCGACGGTGCGCTGGGCGCCACCACCGGTGAGATGCTCGGCCGGCGCGTGCTGGCCACCGCCGAGCGGCTGCTGTCGAGCTGGGAGCGCCCGCTGCGCGAGGTCAGCGTGCTGTTCGACGAAGAGACCCGGCCGCTGCGCGCCCCCGGCACGGCGCCGGCCCGCCCGGCAGCAGGCTTTCACACCCGCTTCGCCGCGGTCGCACAGGCCGGTCCCGAGCAGGAGGCGCTGAGCTGGGCCGGCGGGTCCATGTCCTACGACGAGCTGGATGCGGCGGCCAACCGGCTGGCCGCAGTGCTGACCGCTCGCGGGATCGAGCCGGAAATACCAGTGGCAGTGCGGCTTTCCCGCGGCCCGCACTATGTCATCGCGCTGCTCGCGGTGCTCAAGGCCGGTGCCGTGTGCGTGCCGCTGGAACCGGGAACGCCGCCGGAACGGGTCGAGTCGATCCTGCGCCAGACCGGCGCAACCGTGGTCATCGACGAGGACATGGTTTCGTCGGCCGACGCGGAGACGCCCGAAGAGGCCGGCGATTTTCGTCCCGTCGATCTGGATTCCCGGCACGCCGCCTACGTCGTCTTCACTTCTGGGACCACCGGAGAACCCAAGGGAGTCATCGGAACCCACGCTGCGCTGGGCGCCTATGCCGACCACCACATCGACACCGTGCTGCGGCCCGCCGCCGCCCGGCTGGGGCGCCGGCTGCGTATCGCGCACGCCTGGTCGTTCGCCTTCGACGCCGCCTGGCAACCGCTGGTGGCCTTGCTCGACGGCCACACCGTGCACGTCGTCGACGAACACACCCAGCGCGACGCCGAGTCGCTGGTGCAGGCGATCGCCGAACACCGCATCGACATGATCGACACCACCCCGTCGATGTTCGCCCAACTGCGAGCCTTCGGTTTGCTCACGCGCGTGCCGTTGACGGTGCTCGCGCTGGGCGGCGAAGCCGTCGCTCCGCCGACCTGGAATATGATCCGCGACGCATGCGCGCGCAGCGGGATGGTGGCCTACAACTGCTACGGCCCTACCGAAACCACCGTCGAGGCAGTGGTCGCCGACATCACCGAGCATGCCGCGCCGTCGATCGGGTGCCCGACCCAGCACAGCCGCGCCTATGTGCTGGACTCCGCGCTGCGCCCGGTGCCCCACGGCGCAGCCGGCGAATTATATGTTGCGGGAGCACAATTGGCGCGCGGCTACCTCGGACGCCCCGGTGAGACGTCACATCGATTCATCGCCGACCCATTCGGGTCCGGGGAGCGGATGTATCGCACCGGCGACGTGGTGCGCCGCCGGCCCGACGACTCGCTGCGCTATCTGGGCCGCGCCGACGAGCAGGTGAAGATCCGCGGCTACCGGGTGGAACCAGGCGAGATCGCCGCGGCGCTGCAGGCGCACCCGGCGGTACGTCATGCCCATGTCGTGGTCCGCCAACACCAGGGCGGCGCTCGGTTGACGGCCTGCGCCGCGACCGCGAACGGCTCCGAGCCCACCGAAGCCGAGCTGCGGACCATGCTCGGGGAGCGGCTGCCGCGCTACATGGTGCCGCAGCGCATCGTCGTCGTCGACGAGATCCCGCTGACCGCCAACGGCAAGCTGGACGAGGCCGCGCTGCCCGACGTCGATGCCGGCGCTGTTGGGTCGGCACCCGAAACAGCCACGGAATCGGCGTTGGCCGAGTTGCTTTCGGAGATGTTGCAGAGCCGCGAGGTCGACGTGACAGCCGATTTCCTGGAATTGGGACTGGACAGCATCGTCGCGCTGTCGGTGGTCCAGGCGGCTCGGCGCCGCGGCATCCCACTACGCGCCCGGCTCATCCTGGAGTGCAACAACATTCGTGAACTCGCCGCCGCGATCGACTCGGAAACCACCGGTGCGGCCCGCGACAACGAGTGCAGCACCGAACCGATTCCATTGCTGCCCAACGCGATGTGGGTCTATGAATACGGCGAGCCGCGGCGGATGGGACAGGTCGAGGCCATCCGGCTGCCCCAGGACATCACCGCAGCGCAGCTGCGAGCGGCGCTGACCGCCATCGTCGACAGCCACGAAGTGCTGCGCACCCGCCTGGACCGCACCAGCATGACCCTGGTGCCCACCCCGGTCGGTGACTTCTTCGACGAGGCAGCAGTGTCCGGCAATCTGCGGGCAGCGGTCACCGAGCACGCCGGACAGGCGCTGGAAAGCCTGGACCCCGAATGTGGTTCGCTGCTGTCCGCCAGGTGGCTGCGGCCGCCGAGCGGACCGAGCGTGCTGCTTCTGGCCGGGCATGTGCTGGCGATGGACCCGGCGTCGTGGCGGGTGCTGCTCGGTGAACTCGATGCGGCCCTGCATGCGCTGGCCGGCGGCCACTCACCCGCGCCCGTTCCCGAGCACACCAGCTACCGGCGGTGGGCCCAAGCGCTCATGCGGCGCGCTGAAACCCTTGACACCATGCCGTTTTGGCTTTCCCAGCTCCAGGGTGACGACCCGGATCTGGGCGCCCGACGGGTCCGCCCCGACCGTGACCGGGCCGCTGGCCTGCTGATCCGCGCCGCAGTGACCGACACCGACATCACCGGTCGACTCTTGGCCTCGGGTGTGCCGATGTTCGACCTGCTGGTCGCGGCGGCGGCGCGGACAGTGACCCGGTGGCGGCAGCGCCGGGGTCAGCCGACCCCGGCGCCGCTGCTGGCCCTGGAAACCCACGGCCGCGCCGACTCCGTGGTGGATAGCGACGCCATCGATACCACCGACACCGTGGGCCTGCTCAGCGCGATCTATCCGCTGCGGGTGCCTGCCACCGACCCGCAACGGGTGACCGAGCAATTGGCGGCAATCCCCGGCGGCGGAATCGATTACGGGCTGCTGCGCTACCTGCGCAGCGACACCGCGGCCGCGCTCAACAGTGTTCCGGGGCCGCAGCTGCTGCTGAACTACCTGGGCCGCAGCGACGTCGACGGAGTCTCTCACGCCGGTACCGGCGTGCGCCTCGACCGTGAGCTGCTGGGCGGACTGCCGCCACTGCCCGAACCGGACCTGGCGGTGCGTCACGAACTGGTCATCATGGCCACCCTGCTGGGCTCCGCTGATCAGCAAATCTTGGTGACCCAGTGGCGTGCCCTGCCCGATATCCTCGGCGAGGCGGATCTGACTGCGCTGCAAGATCTTTGGAATGAATCTCTCGAGGAGACCGTGACATGACTACGCTGGCGGTCGTCGGCGCCGGGGCCAAGGCGGTGGCCGTCGCCGCCAAGGCGTCGGTGTTACGCGCAATG
The nucleotide sequence above comes from Mycobacterium pseudokansasii. Encoded proteins:
- a CDS encoding non-ribosomal peptide synthetase, translated to MTATETGTPPGIEDVMALSPLQEGLYSLTVLSGLADGPDGDGPADDPYLVGIAADIAGPLDVELLKDCTAKMLRRHPNLRASFVSRDIPRPVQVVPSRVELPWRQVAAKPADIAKLAAAERSRPFDFEKTPAIRFLLIELPDQHWHLVITAHHIVIDGWSLPVFAAEMIALYGADGDLDALPVKPRPYRDYIGWLAERDRSASEQVWREHLAGLPGPTLLAASMATEAPRTGLPRRTELRTDRQTTGRLSDGARSRGITVNTLMQLAWALVLSRLTDRNDVVFGVTVSGRPAELSGVETMIGLFINTVPLRVRLDADVEVGAQCVALQRNAAVLRDHSYLSHAQLRAIGGVGEMFDTLLVYENFPTAGLAENGELTAGGVTFRPAGLESVTHFPVALAAHLDDGELVMFVEALDGALGATTGEMLGRRVLATAERLLSSWERPLREVSVLFDEETRPLRAPGTAPARPAAGFHTRFAAVAQAGPEQEALSWAGGSMSYDELDAAANRLAAVLTARGIEPEIPVAVRLSRGPHYVIALLAVLKAGAVCVPLEPGTPPERVESILRQTGATVVIDEDMVSSADAETPEEAGDFRPVDLDSRHAAYVVFTSGTTGEPKGVIGTHAALGAYADHHIDTVLRPAAARLGRRLRIAHAWSFAFDAAWQPLVALLDGHTVHVVDEHTQRDAESLVQAIAEHRIDMIDTTPSMFAQLRAFGLLTRVPLTVLALGGEAVAPPTWNMIRDACARSGMVAYNCYGPTETTVEAVVADITEHAAPSIGCPTQHSRAYVLDSALRPVPHGAAGELYVAGAQLARGYLGRPGETSHRFIADPFGSGERMYRTGDVVRRRPDDSLRYLGRADEQVKIRGYRVEPGEIAAALQAHPAVRHAHVVVRQHQGGARLTACAATANGSEPTEAELRTMLGERLPRYMVPQRIVVVDEIPLTANGKLDEAALPDVDAGAVGSAPETATESALAELLSEMLQSREVDVTADFLELGLDSIVALSVVQAARRRGIPLRARLILECNNIRELAAAIDSETTGAARDNECSTEPIPLLPNAMWVYEYGEPRRMGQVEAIRLPQDITAAQLRAALTAIVDSHEVLRTRLDRTSMTLVPTPVGDFFDEAAVSGNLRAAVTEHAGQALESLDPECGSLLSARWLRPPSGPSVLLLAGHVLAMDPASWRVLLGELDAALHALAGGHSPAPVPEHTSYRRWAQALMRRAETLDTMPFWLSQLQGDDPDLGARRVRPDRDRAAGLLIRAAVTDTDITGRLLASGVPMFDLLVAAAARTVTRWRQRRGQPTPAPLLALETHGRADSVVDSDAIDTTDTVGLLSAIYPLRVPATDPQRVTEQLAAIPGGGIDYGLLRYLRSDTAAALNSVPGPQLLLNYLGRSDVDGVSHAGTGVRLDRELLGGLPPLPEPDLAVRHELVIMATLLGSADQQILVTQWRALPDILGEADLTALQDLWNESLEETVT